The following are encoded in a window of Cupriavidus oxalaticus genomic DNA:
- a CDS encoding acyl-CoA-binding protein: MPDPGVFLIHGLGGTQYDLGSMHKRLKRAGFVTHSLTLPGHGTQPEDLCGVRAEDWLEAVRAKYREIIDQHETLHVMGMCMGALLAVETVKREQHTKGRLVALAPPVYIDGWATPWYRGLRPLLYRIPGVPNRMKVEEEEPFGIRNEQLREIVKAKFARGENFHYQWVPLACIREVDRLRGYVRKGLQRIACPTLVVHARLDELTSLRSANFLVEQIGQGKRAGQARMLVLEDSYHMVCVDNDRELVARNVLEFFEASVGTSLGMAGAERDDARMTPEQMTGLLAAARADLEQGDLAALYARGKGDFAWFQPGANRTSGVYRGDRGLARLREWADAGLAFTAFGAPVLNTGMAVVPATLRSGTLASQGVLAFALRDGKLLEGRWFPDEVALEDAHFGGTPALQGPSPAEQAFEAAAALSKTLRQAPDNDTLLSLYALYKQGSAGDVSGDRPGMMDMVGRAKYDAWAARRGLPREQAMRDYVALVNQLKAAETQSA, translated from the coding sequence ATGCCTGACCCCGGCGTGTTCCTGATCCATGGCCTGGGCGGCACGCAGTATGACCTGGGCTCGATGCACAAGCGGCTCAAGCGCGCCGGCTTCGTCACGCACTCGCTGACGCTGCCGGGGCACGGCACGCAGCCCGAAGACCTGTGCGGCGTGCGCGCCGAGGACTGGCTCGAAGCGGTGCGCGCCAAATACCGCGAGATCATCGACCAGCATGAAACGCTGCACGTGATGGGCATGTGCATGGGCGCGCTGCTGGCGGTGGAGACGGTCAAGCGCGAGCAGCACACCAAGGGCCGGCTGGTGGCGCTGGCGCCGCCGGTCTATATCGACGGCTGGGCCACGCCGTGGTATCGCGGCCTGCGCCCGCTGCTGTACCGGATCCCTGGCGTCCCCAACCGGATGAAGGTGGAAGAGGAAGAGCCGTTCGGCATCAGGAACGAGCAGCTGCGCGAGATCGTCAAGGCCAAGTTCGCGCGCGGCGAGAACTTCCACTACCAGTGGGTGCCACTGGCGTGCATCCGCGAAGTGGACCGCTTGCGCGGCTATGTGCGCAAGGGGCTGCAGCGCATTGCCTGCCCCACGCTGGTGGTCCACGCGCGGCTGGACGAGCTGACCAGCCTGCGCTCGGCCAACTTCCTGGTCGAGCAGATCGGGCAGGGCAAGCGTGCCGGGCAGGCGCGCATGCTGGTGCTGGAAGACAGCTACCACATGGTCTGCGTCGACAATGACCGCGAGCTGGTGGCGCGCAACGTGCTGGAATTCTTCGAGGCCAGCGTGGGCACGTCGCTTGGGATGGCGGGTGCGGAGCGCGACGATGCGCGCATGACGCCGGAGCAGATGACCGGGCTGCTGGCGGCGGCACGCGCGGACCTTGAACAAGGGGACCTGGCCGCGCTGTATGCGCGCGGCAAGGGCGATTTTGCGTGGTTCCAGCCGGGCGCCAACCGGACCAGCGGGGTCTACCGTGGCGACCGTGGCCTGGCGCGGCTGCGCGAATGGGCGGATGCGGGGCTGGCGTTCACCGCTTTCGGCGCGCCGGTGCTCAACACCGGCATGGCCGTGGTGCCTGCGACCTTGCGCAGCGGCACGCTGGCCTCGCAGGGCGTGCTGGCGTTTGCGCTGCGCGACGGCAAGCTGCTGGAGGGGCGGTGGTTCCCGGACGAAGTGGCGCTGGAAGATGCGCACTTCGGCGGCACGCCGGCGCTGCAGGGCCCAAGTCCTGCCGAACAGGCCTTCGAGGCCGCCGCGGCGTTGTCGAAGACGCTGCGCCAGGCGCCCGACAACGACACCCTGCTGTCGCTCTATGCGCTCTACAAGCAAGGCAGCGCCGGCGACGTCAGCGGCGACCGCCCGGGCATGATGGACATGGTCGGGCGTGCCAAGTACGACGCCTGGGCCGCCCGGCGCGGCCTGCCGCGCGAGCAGGCCATGCGCGATTATGTGGCGCTGGTCAACCAGCTCAAGGCGGCGGAAACGCAATCCGCCTGA
- a CDS encoding MASE1 domain-containing protein yields the protein MQQIRLAAIVAVLVLAAGVVSRSLAQASTEAVPVWLGSGVTFAALLVCARWSWPAVLAGAGLALAGWGMATHGLPLRGAVAFGLIEVISLGTAGWIATYGRRDPQSPPGATLLIAGALAGSALGASLAVELWRWQRPGLDLPVEWRAWAFSTAAGLLLVGPLAVAFRGFRVRRSGGMPMQQFAAGGLAFVVFIVAVLAVFSDNAAQRFGGLAPTLAYVPMPLLLATALLWGPRGGAIATLAGCLLIIHRTAAGAGPFNVIEGFPGEAVVEVQGFVIVWALVMLLGRALSEGRRTALEEARAWRLRYARTLQAVGVASVEYDAVTGRATWSEGAAALLGDTIRDVNSVDEWLDRIDATDRGLVQATWSAVARGDAPDSVQEYAVTLPGSGRLRVHERLAGIRGADGKVEQVAALLRRAGAEPAHA from the coding sequence ATGCAGCAGATACGCCTGGCGGCCATCGTCGCCGTGCTGGTCCTTGCCGCCGGCGTGGTGTCGCGCTCGCTGGCGCAGGCGTCGACCGAGGCGGTGCCGGTCTGGCTCGGCAGCGGCGTCACCTTTGCCGCGCTGCTGGTCTGTGCGCGCTGGTCATGGCCGGCGGTGCTGGCCGGCGCCGGGCTGGCCCTGGCGGGGTGGGGCATGGCCACGCACGGCCTGCCGCTGCGCGGCGCGGTCGCCTTCGGCCTGATCGAGGTCATCAGCCTGGGCACCGCCGGCTGGATCGCCACCTATGGCCGCCGCGACCCGCAAAGCCCGCCGGGCGCCACGCTGCTGATCGCGGGGGCGCTGGCCGGCTCGGCGCTGGGCGCCTCGCTGGCGGTCGAGCTGTGGCGCTGGCAGCGGCCGGGCCTGGACCTGCCGGTCGAATGGCGCGCCTGGGCCTTCTCCACCGCGGCCGGGCTGCTGCTGGTCGGGCCGCTGGCGGTGGCATTCCGCGGCTTCCGCGTGCGGCGCTCGGGCGGCATGCCGATGCAGCAGTTCGCGGCCGGCGGGCTGGCCTTCGTGGTCTTTATCGTGGCGGTGTTGGCGGTGTTTTCTGACAACGCCGCGCAGCGCTTCGGCGGCCTCGCGCCCACGCTTGCGTACGTGCCGATGCCGCTGCTGCTGGCCACCGCGCTGCTGTGGGGGCCGCGCGGCGGCGCCATCGCCACGCTGGCGGGCTGCCTGCTGATCATCCACCGCACCGCGGCCGGCGCGGGACCGTTCAACGTCATCGAAGGCTTTCCGGGCGAGGCGGTGGTCGAGGTGCAGGGCTTTGTCATTGTCTGGGCGCTGGTGATGCTGCTCGGCCGCGCCTTGTCCGAGGGCCGCCGCACCGCGCTGGAGGAAGCGCGTGCCTGGCGCCTGCGCTATGCGCGCACGCTGCAGGCGGTGGGCGTGGCCAGCGTGGAGTATGACGCGGTCACCGGCCGTGCTACATGGAGCGAGGGCGCGGCGGCGTTGCTCGGCGACACGATCCGCGACGTCAACAGTGTCGACGAATGGCTGGACCGCATCGACGCCACCGACCGCGGGCTGGTGCAGGCCACCTGGTCTGCCGTGGCGCGCGGCGATGCGCCCGACAGCGTGCAGGAATACGCCGTGACGCTGCCGGGCAGCGGCCGGCTGCGCGTGCATGAGCGGCTGGCCGGCATCCGCGGCGCGGACGGCAAGGTGGAGCAGGTGGCGGCACTGCTGCGCCGCGCCGGCGCGGAGCCCGCGCATGCCTGA